One genomic segment of Actinoplanes ianthinogenes includes these proteins:
- a CDS encoding patatin-like phospholipase family protein, which produces MTRALVLGGGGVTGIAWHLGLLCGLQRAGISLTGADTIIGTSAGSVVGTLVAADIDLEAAVALQEVEAAPVRPGGRSEGSGSRWLAALSVLLDPSVPAQQARAQVGAMALAAATPEEERFLAQIEAILPVRDWPDRDLRITVVDTADGRDAVLDAKSGVPLLQAVAASCAVPGLMPPITIDGRRYMDGGVRVGAGADLAAGAERVVVIAPLAMLSRDRIVTELSSTGAAKTLLIEPDEASIEAFGTNFMDPARRGPSVRAGLAQAEVIAASVRSVWS; this is translated from the coding sequence ATGACAAGGGCTCTCGTTCTCGGCGGCGGCGGTGTGACCGGTATCGCCTGGCATCTCGGCCTGCTGTGCGGCCTTCAGCGCGCCGGCATCTCGCTGACCGGCGCGGACACGATCATCGGCACCTCGGCCGGTTCGGTCGTCGGCACACTCGTGGCCGCGGACATCGATCTGGAGGCGGCGGTCGCGCTCCAGGAGGTCGAGGCCGCTCCGGTCCGGCCCGGCGGCCGCAGCGAGGGCAGCGGCAGCCGGTGGCTGGCCGCGCTGTCGGTGCTGCTCGACCCGTCGGTCCCGGCCCAGCAGGCCCGCGCGCAGGTCGGCGCGATGGCGCTGGCCGCCGCGACGCCCGAGGAGGAGAGGTTCCTCGCCCAGATCGAGGCGATCCTGCCGGTGCGCGACTGGCCGGACCGCGACCTGCGGATCACCGTGGTCGACACGGCGGACGGCCGGGACGCGGTGCTGGACGCCAAGTCGGGAGTGCCGCTGCTGCAAGCGGTCGCCGCGAGCTGTGCGGTGCCCGGCCTGATGCCGCCGATCACCATCGACGGGCGTCGCTACATGGACGGCGGGGTCCGGGTGGGTGCCGGCGCCGACCTGGCCGCGGGCGCGGAGCGGGTGGTGGTGATCGCCCCGCTCGCCATGCTCAGCCGGGACCGGATCGTCACCGAGCTGTCGTCGACCGGCGCCGCGAAGACCCTGCTGATCGAGCCGGACGAGGCCTCGATCGAGGCCTTCGGCACCAACTTCATGGACCCGGCGCGGCGCGGCCCGTCCGTTCGCGCCGGGTTGGCCCAGGCCGAGGTCATCGCTGCTTCGGTACGCTCGGTCTGGTCCTGA